Proteins from a genomic interval of Posidoniimonas polymericola:
- the recJ gene encoding single-stranded-DNA-specific exonuclease RecJ: MAKRWRIATPDPDRAEALQRSAGVPPIVARLLVARGIYSPDEAQQFLDPKLSGLRDPEELPGVTAAADLLHRAITDKQPIVVYGDYDADGMTSTAIMVRCLRLTGAPVSFYVPHRLEEGYGMNVEALQRLAADGAKVVVTVDNGIASLVEADAARELGLTLIVTDHHQMADRLPDAAAIVHPALPGHDYPFAGLCGAAVAFKLAWAVCQRVSDAKRVSEPMRRFLLQAVGLAAIGTVADVVPLVDENRILVRYGLGALRQHQLPGIAELERVAKSADKPALGGEDIGFSLAPRLNAAGRMGQADLAVELLTTDSKERAHELADYLDELNQTRQSLERSVLLSARKQAKKYLTGKSTPALVLADRDWHPGIIGIVAGKLAEQYCLPVVMIALDKLGTKPGIGSGRTAPGFNLGEAFAACRQHLASCGGHAAAAGLKIEEQNLDAFRIDFCAHAEAQLGGAERVGEVLIDAEAPLSALTHQTVSQIEQLAPFGQGNARPTLCTSDVRLAGPPRRMGGAGRHLSLELEQAGVKLRAVAFGAGDREEELLRIDGLLSIAFRPVINTFRGWAKVEMHLEDWRAQETPAAGSPNAEPPNAAMPAAEMPAAEMPATEAGDSQTQDSFLSS; encoded by the coding sequence ATGGCCAAGCGCTGGCGAATCGCGACCCCGGATCCCGATCGCGCCGAGGCCCTGCAGCGCTCCGCCGGCGTCCCGCCGATCGTGGCCCGCCTGCTGGTGGCCCGCGGCATCTACTCCCCGGACGAGGCGCAGCAGTTCCTCGACCCGAAGCTGAGCGGCCTCCGCGACCCGGAAGAGCTGCCCGGCGTCACGGCCGCGGCCGACCTGCTGCACCGCGCGATCACCGACAAGCAGCCGATTGTCGTCTACGGCGACTACGACGCCGACGGCATGACCTCCACGGCGATCATGGTCAGGTGCCTCCGCCTGACCGGGGCCCCGGTCAGCTTCTACGTGCCGCACCGCCTGGAAGAAGGCTACGGCATGAACGTCGAAGCCCTCCAGCGGCTCGCCGCCGACGGGGCCAAGGTCGTGGTGACGGTCGACAACGGCATCGCCAGCCTCGTGGAGGCCGACGCCGCCCGCGAGCTCGGGCTGACGCTGATCGTCACCGACCACCACCAGATGGCCGACCGCCTGCCCGACGCGGCCGCCATTGTGCACCCGGCCCTGCCGGGGCACGACTACCCGTTCGCCGGGCTGTGCGGCGCGGCGGTCGCCTTCAAGCTCGCCTGGGCCGTCTGCCAGCGCGTCAGCGACGCCAAGCGGGTCAGCGAGCCGATGCGGCGGTTCCTGCTGCAGGCAGTCGGGCTCGCCGCGATCGGCACGGTCGCCGACGTCGTGCCGTTGGTCGACGAGAACCGCATCCTGGTCCGCTACGGCCTGGGCGCGCTGCGTCAGCACCAGCTCCCCGGCATCGCCGAGCTGGAGCGGGTCGCCAAGAGCGCCGACAAGCCGGCGCTCGGCGGCGAGGACATCGGCTTCTCGCTCGCGCCGCGGCTCAACGCCGCCGGCCGCATGGGCCAGGCCGACCTGGCGGTCGAGCTGCTCACGACCGACTCCAAAGAGCGGGCGCACGAGCTGGCCGACTACCTCGACGAGCTCAACCAGACGCGGCAGTCGCTCGAGCGGAGCGTGCTGCTGTCGGCCCGCAAGCAGGCCAAGAAGTACCTCACCGGCAAGTCGACGCCCGCCCTCGTGCTGGCCGACCGCGACTGGCACCCCGGCATCATCGGCATCGTCGCCGGCAAGCTGGCCGAGCAGTACTGCCTGCCGGTGGTGATGATCGCCCTCGACAAGCTGGGGACCAAGCCGGGCATCGGCTCGGGGCGGACCGCGCCCGGCTTCAACCTCGGCGAGGCGTTCGCCGCGTGCCGCCAGCACCTGGCGAGCTGCGGCGGGCACGCCGCGGCGGCCGGCCTGAAGATCGAAGAGCAGAACCTCGACGCGTTCCGCATCGACTTCTGCGCCCACGCCGAGGCCCAACTCGGCGGCGCCGAGCGCGTCGGCGAGGTGCTGATCGACGCCGAGGCGCCCCTCTCCGCCCTGACCCACCAGACCGTCAGCCAGATCGAGCAGCTCGCGCCATTCGGCCAGGGCAACGCCCGGCCAACCCTCTGCACTTCCGACGTCCGGCTCGCCGGGCCGCCGCGGCGGATGGGGGGCGCGGGGCGGCACCTGTCGCTCGAGCTCGAGCAGGCCGGCGTCAAGCTGCGGGCCGTGGCCTTTGGCGCCGGCGACCGCGAAGAAGAGCTGCTGCGGATCGACGGGCTGCTGTCGATCGCGTTCCGCCCGGTGATCAACACCTTCCGCGGCTGGGCCAAGGTCGAGATGCACCTAGAGGACTGGCGGGCGCAAGAAACGCCCGCCGCAGGCTCGCCAAACGCAGAGCCGCCAAACGCAGCAATGCCCGCCGCAGAGATGCCAGCCGCAGAGATGCCAGCCACGGAGGCCGGTGACAGCCAGACTCAGGACAGCTTCCTGTCGAGCTGA
- a CDS encoding phosphatidylinositol kinase, translated as MIPFSVTIVDRRKADQFEPLGSKPKFWFRDGERRLMFKADDRGTGEDWAEVVACELCKLVGLPHVHYDLAAEGAGDQTSLPGVICENMAPPPKSLVLGNQLLLAADGTYPMEQRFKVSQHTVEMVAKCLSTLWPPEEDLCKRCPSLNRGNALDFFVGYALLDAWIANQDRHHENWAAVWTGERMRLAPTFDHGAALARNLTDSERRERLSTRDRNRTIKAFARRARSAFYANETDKKALSTLDAFLAFGILSPKASNAWLERVLAVGTNELSAILDRVPSSRISDVGREFTLALLLENQQRLREANP; from the coding sequence TTGATACCTTTCTCCGTCACGATCGTCGATCGCCGCAAGGCTGATCAATTCGAGCCGCTCGGTAGCAAGCCGAAATTCTGGTTCCGCGACGGCGAGCGTCGGCTGATGTTCAAGGCGGACGACCGAGGAACCGGAGAGGACTGGGCCGAGGTCGTCGCATGCGAATTGTGCAAGCTGGTCGGCCTACCGCACGTCCATTACGATCTAGCGGCCGAAGGTGCAGGCGACCAGACAAGCCTCCCGGGCGTGATATGCGAGAACATGGCGCCTCCACCCAAGTCATTGGTGCTTGGCAACCAGTTGCTTCTGGCTGCAGACGGTACCTATCCGATGGAACAGCGATTCAAGGTCAGTCAACACACGGTCGAAATGGTCGCCAAGTGCTTGTCGACGCTTTGGCCTCCCGAAGAAGACCTCTGCAAACGCTGCCCCAGTCTAAACCGCGGGAACGCTCTGGACTTCTTTGTGGGCTATGCCCTCTTGGACGCCTGGATTGCCAATCAGGATCGACATCACGAGAACTGGGCCGCCGTCTGGACTGGTGAACGAATGCGGCTGGCGCCGACTTTCGATCACGGAGCAGCCCTTGCGAGAAACCTCACCGACAGCGAGCGTCGCGAGCGACTGTCCACGAGGGACCGCAACCGTACGATCAAGGCGTTCGCGCGTCGGGCCCGGTCGGCCTTCTACGCCAACGAGACCGATAAGAAGGCCCTTTCCACGCTCGACGCTTTCCTTGCCTTTGGAATCCTCTCCCCTAAAGCTAGTAACGCTTGGCTCGAGCGGGTATTGGCCGTTGGGACCAATGAGTTGTCAGCTATACTTGACCGAGTACCAAGTAGTCGGATCTCTGATGTAGGCCGCGAGTTCACACTGGCCCTGTTGCTGGAGAACCAGCAACGGCTGAGGGAAGCCAACCCATGA
- a CDS encoding HIRAN domain-containing protein, translating into MELLDRVYESESLFPIFANRLLPSSRPEYEEYLRWSGFDPAHPPEPIVVLGVTEGIRKTDAVEVFPCPTPDTEGCYLNRFFLHGIRWMDHLASERLETVRPGDRLYLMLDLQNHSDPQAVAVRTEHPSAMVGYVPRYLARDVWSLMRECEIDWIELSVERVNLRAPTQNRLLCRMKACWPDGFQPCDGEEFVPIPAGVTARCG; encoded by the coding sequence ATGGAGCTACTCGATCGCGTGTATGAATCGGAGTCCCTATTCCCAATCTTCGCCAACCGCTTACTTCCATCATCACGCCCGGAGTATGAGGAATACCTACGTTGGAGCGGTTTCGATCCAGCTCACCCCCCAGAGCCAATTGTTGTACTCGGCGTGACTGAGGGCATTCGAAAGACAGACGCTGTCGAGGTATTTCCATGCCCAACCCCTGATACTGAAGGATGCTACCTCAATCGCTTCTTTCTCCACGGAATCCGTTGGATGGATCATTTGGCGTCCGAGCGTTTGGAGACGGTACGTCCAGGCGATCGCTTGTACCTAATGCTTGATCTGCAGAATCATTCCGATCCACAAGCCGTCGCGGTGCGAACAGAGCACCCCAGCGCTATGGTGGGCTACGTTCCACGCTACCTCGCCAGAGATGTATGGTCGCTAATGCGTGAGTGTGAGATTGATTGGATCGAGCTCTCTGTCGAACGAGTCAACCTGCGAGCACCCACGCAGAACCGCCTACTGTGCCGAATGAAGGCGTGTTGGCCAGATGGCTTCCAGCCGTGCGACGGCGAGGAGTTCGTTCCCATTCCGGCGGGCGTGACTGCGCGGTGCGGCTAG
- a CDS encoding DUF3754 domain-containing protein yields MHQTLGQDPLGQPPAPCWRPERRFVPARAEDLADCLVRDAARFGVEKAQLRQTLDAIRAVIEQEGSYFHSELELAYTRFNPDCETLTFDGPAPATDPKAEQSAYDTLHRQLAYLLDKANFERLDDIKIAEVVERASTARIAVRIHPDRVERLELWVRGHGETRARRRTLRCPVRGKETTTPVFKRLAVIAQLKGDSDVLVKLFKDIPEHDVEALLPHAEAAMTLLDRLKLFGSGAGAAGAMAMKLAKIALALTMLSQILWIVLIGVVTIALRTFFGYKNAKTSRNWRRTQRLYFQNLGNNASALQLLISSVKQEEMKEAYLGYAFSLESAAHASVAADFKTTSSANPSPPRGERLGEGVSKKTAGVVLESSAGLGERIEDYLAEKLGVEIDFDLPDAVETLTRLDLWRQPGSGVVCAPRDALLRLEDHRREQRSSNYHAEAIRLFVGEEPPANAARPHFADQNGAVQRDAAQLDRKLS; encoded by the coding sequence ATGCACCAGACACTTGGTCAGGACCCGTTGGGGCAGCCGCCCGCGCCCTGCTGGCGCCCGGAACGCCGGTTTGTGCCGGCGCGCGCCGAGGACCTGGCCGACTGCCTGGTGCGCGACGCCGCGCGGTTCGGCGTCGAGAAGGCCCAGCTCCGCCAGACGCTCGACGCGATCCGGGCGGTGATCGAGCAGGAGGGGAGCTACTTCCACAGCGAGCTCGAGCTCGCCTACACGCGGTTCAACCCCGACTGCGAGACGCTCACCTTCGATGGTCCCGCGCCTGCGACGGACCCGAAAGCCGAACAGTCGGCGTACGACACGCTGCATCGCCAGCTCGCCTATCTTCTCGACAAGGCAAACTTTGAACGGCTCGACGACATCAAGATCGCCGAGGTGGTCGAGCGGGCGAGCACGGCGCGGATCGCGGTGCGGATCCACCCCGACCGGGTCGAGCGGCTCGAGCTGTGGGTCCGCGGCCACGGCGAGACCCGCGCCCGCCGCCGCACGCTCCGCTGCCCGGTCCGCGGAAAGGAGACCACCACGCCGGTCTTCAAGCGGCTGGCGGTGATCGCCCAGCTGAAGGGCGACTCGGACGTGCTCGTCAAGCTGTTCAAGGACATCCCCGAGCACGACGTCGAGGCGCTCTTGCCGCACGCCGAGGCCGCCATGACGCTGCTCGACCGGCTCAAGCTGTTCGGCTCGGGCGCGGGGGCGGCCGGCGCGATGGCGATGAAGCTCGCCAAGATCGCGCTCGCGTTGACGATGCTCAGTCAGATTCTATGGATCGTTTTGATCGGCGTGGTGACGATCGCGCTGCGGACCTTCTTCGGCTACAAGAACGCCAAGACGAGCCGCAACTGGCGGCGGACCCAGCGGCTCTACTTCCAGAACCTGGGCAACAACGCCAGCGCACTGCAGCTGCTGATCTCGTCGGTCAAGCAGGAAGAGATGAAGGAGGCGTACCTGGGCTACGCGTTCTCGCTCGAGTCCGCGGCGCACGCCAGCGTAGCGGCTGACTTCAAAACGACTTCCTCTGCCAATCCCTCTCCCCCAAGGGGGGAGAGGCTAGGTGAGGGGGTAAGCAAGAAAACTGCGGGAGTCGTTTTGGAGTCATCCGCGGGCCTAGGTGAACGCATCGAAGATTACCTGGCAGAGAAGCTCGGCGTAGAGATCGACTTCGACCTGCCCGACGCGGTTGAGACCCTGACGCGGCTGGACCTCTGGCGGCAGCCGGGGAGCGGGGTCGTTTGTGCGCCGCGGGACGCGCTCTTGCGGCTGGAGGACCACCGGCGGGAGCAGCGTTCGAGCAACTACCACGCCGAGGCGATCCGGCTGTTCGTCGGCGAGGAGCCGCCGGCGAATGCCGCGCGGCCGCACTTCGCGGATCAGAATGGCGCCGTTCAGCGCGACGCCGCTCAGCTCGACAGGAAGCTGTCCTGA
- a CDS encoding ABC transporter permease, which produces MRFSRLVTANLMGRPVRSLLTLTGVAVAVGAVVALVGVSDGFEKSLLDAYESRGVDLLVLQAGKVQQTMSVLPESLGDELAKLDGIESFAPGLTDVVSLGDEGLMGVTIQAWPRDSPLLDQFQLIEGGPLSEAGPKTLLIGQSLSTALKKKAGDTIEVYEGEPFTVAGVYESYNVFENGAIVMPLADLQDLMFREGEVTAYTIIGKQHDRPFLEELAAQIRALQPGLEVAQTRDYAENAPELKTARAIAWLTSSIALVVGAVGILNTMLMAVFERTKEIAMMRAVGWRRSRVMRLVMSEALLLAFGGAVLGTLGAIVLLRLLAQTPSAGRIVSGDISGEVVLQGFVVAMLLGLLGGLYPAYRAARLTPIEGLRHE; this is translated from the coding sequence ATGCGATTCTCTCGACTTGTCACCGCCAATCTGATGGGCCGCCCGGTCCGCTCGCTGCTGACGCTGACCGGCGTCGCCGTAGCGGTCGGCGCGGTGGTCGCGTTGGTCGGCGTGTCCGACGGGTTCGAGAAGTCGCTGCTCGACGCGTACGAGAGCCGCGGCGTCGACCTCTTGGTGCTGCAGGCCGGCAAGGTGCAGCAGACCATGAGCGTGCTGCCTGAGTCGCTGGGCGACGAGCTCGCCAAGCTCGACGGCATCGAGTCGTTTGCCCCCGGCCTGACCGACGTCGTCTCGCTCGGCGACGAGGGCCTGATGGGCGTCACGATCCAGGCGTGGCCGCGGGACAGCCCGCTGCTCGACCAGTTCCAGCTGATCGAGGGCGGCCCGCTCTCGGAGGCCGGGCCCAAGACCCTGCTGATCGGCCAGTCGCTCTCCACCGCGCTCAAGAAAAAGGCCGGCGACACCATCGAGGTCTACGAGGGCGAGCCGTTCACCGTCGCCGGCGTGTACGAGTCGTACAACGTGTTCGAGAACGGCGCGATCGTGATGCCGCTGGCCGACCTGCAGGACCTAATGTTCCGCGAGGGCGAGGTCACCGCCTACACGATCATCGGCAAGCAGCACGACCGGCCGTTCCTCGAGGAACTCGCCGCCCAGATCCGCGCGCTGCAGCCCGGCCTCGAGGTCGCCCAGACCCGCGACTACGCCGAGAACGCCCCCGAGCTGAAGACCGCCCGGGCGATCGCGTGGCTCACCAGCAGCATCGCCCTGGTCGTCGGCGCGGTCGGCATCCTCAACACGATGCTGATGGCGGTGTTCGAGCGGACCAAAGAGATCGCGATGATGCGGGCGGTCGGCTGGCGGCGGAGCCGCGTGATGCGTCTGGTCATGAGCGAGGCCCTGCTGCTGGCGTTCGGCGGCGCCGTGCTAGGCACCCTCGGCGCGATCGTGCTCTTGCGGCTGCTGGCCCAAACCCCCTCCGCCGGCCGCATCGTCAGCGGCGACATCTCGGGCGAGGTCGTGCTGCAGGGCTTTGTGGTCGCGATGCTGCTGGGGCTGTTGGGCGGGCTGTACCCGGCCTACCGCGCGGCGCGGCTGACACCGATTGAAGGGTTGCGGCACGAGTAG